The genomic region CGATCGACGCCTGTCTCGCCGATCTGGCTGCGAAAGGCGCCCCGAGCCAGGCACCCTGGTTTTATGCCGTCATGAAGGCCGACACGGATATGGCCTTCCCGATTTGCGAGCCGTTTCTCTCCAAGGTCATGCAGGAGACCTGCAAGCATAACGTTAGTGCGTTCAATGCGCTCGTGGGGGACCCGCAGGGGAACGCAATACTCAAGGCCTATATCAATAAATTACCCAAGCCGGAGACCAAGCCGGAGACCAAGCCGGATCAGCCCAAGCTGAATTCCAAGCCGGATCAGCCCAAGCTGAATTCCAAGCCGGATACCAAGCCGAATGCGAATCCGAATCGGAATCCGAATCGGAAGCCCAAGTGACCGACGATCCCGTAAGGGGAACAGGACTGATCCATGATCGCCTTTGTTCGCGGCATTCTGTTTGAGAAAAAACCCATGACGGCCTGGCTCGATGTCCAGGGCGTGGGCTACGAGGTGATGATCACGCTGGGCACCTATGACCGATTGCCCGCCGTGGGGGAGCCCTGCATCCTGCATACCTGCCACATCATCCGCGAGGATGCGCATCTGCTGTTCGGGTTCCATGACCGTGACGAAAAAGCTACCTTCGAGTTGCTGATCACCGTCAACGGCGTCGGACCCAAGGTGGCGCTGGCGATCCTCAACGGCCTGCCCGTCGCCGACCTCCGGGCCGCGATCGCCGAAGGCAATGTCAAGCGGCTGAGCACCGTCCATGGCGTCGGCAAGAAGACCGCCGAGCGGCTGGTTGTTGAACTGCGCGACAAGATCGATCCCGCCGAAGCCTTTGCCGCGCAGATCCTGGCGCACCCCGGCGGCGATTCCGCCGTCTTGCGCGACACGGTGCTGGCGCTCACCCAGCTCGGCTTCTCGCACGATCAGGCCCGCAAGAAGGTCCAGGCCGCGCTCGATGCTGGCGCCGACCCCGCCAACACCGAAGCGCTGCTCAAGAAAGCCCTCGCCGGGCGCTGATCCGAAAGGCTCGGCTCTGGACTCACGCAAACCGGCGCTTCAGGCGTCCCTGGTACTTGTCGATCGCCCAGCGCACCAGCTCGAACGGCTCGCGCACGCCAAATAGCAACGCGCCGGCAACCCCGCCGGCAACCCCGCCGCCACCGCCCGCCGCCAGTTGGATGAGGTCGCCCAGCCGCCGTCCCGCGTGCAGCTCGGCTGGCAGCGCGTCCGCCCCCCGCATCGCCATCCAGGCGCCCCCGCCCGCCATCAGCGAGGTCAGCCCCACACGTCCCAGAAAGGCCAGCGTCGGCCGGAGCGGAAAGACCGGCGTGGACGCGCGTAACAGCCCGATCAGGGCCACGCTCTTGAGCGTGCGCGACAGCGCAAACCCGCCCGCAATGATCCCCAGCAGCAGCAGGTCGTTCCCCTGGCATAGCCGCAGCCCGGCCCAGCTCACCGCCATGCTGAACGCGGAGAAGAGCAGCCCGACCACCACCACCGACGTCGTGCGGCGATTGGCGAAGAACGCCTGCATCA from Lentisphaerota bacterium harbors:
- the ruvA gene encoding Holliday junction branch migration protein RuvA; translation: MIAFVRGILFEKKPMTAWLDVQGVGYEVMITLGTYDRLPAVGEPCILHTCHIIREDAHLLFGFHDRDEKATFELLITVNGVGPKVALAILNGLPVADLRAAIAEGNVKRLSTVHGVGKKTAERLVVELRDKIDPAEAFAAQILAHPGGDSAVLRDTVLALTQLGFSHDQARKKVQAALDAGADPANTEALLKKALAGR